The Phlebotomus papatasi isolate M1 chromosome 3, Ppap_2.1, whole genome shotgun sequence genomic sequence gtctccccaatTTAATAATtggaaaaaacaatattttgcaaaatacttGTTCTACgcaaaacatatttataaaatgTTATGTAAATTTAGGAATCCTAAAAGGAATTTATGAATAGCTTATGAGTCTTTTGACACACAAACAAGTtagttaattttattactttttttaattattgttcGCAAAATAATCACTTAACGAATTTTTCGTTATTGTTAAAATATATCTTCATAAATATTCTTACACAAATTGTACAAttttgtgtaatattttgtcatttgtttgtacattttcttTGATTGTGACAAAATGTTACAAACAATtaattgtaaaagaacaaaaaatgttcgttcaaaatcattttatgaACTTGTTGGTAGATTAAccgattatttattattttgtaaataatattttttggaattcataaacattttcaaatatttcacaaaatgtgaaaaaaatatttctttattgaagataattttataaattaagtatttttaaaagtaaagaaaaactgaaataaattttgtaaataatttaaaaaaaatatatataaataaatgtaaTTCTGTGTAGATTAATTTTGCTTAGAGATTCCTGATAAATTTTTAGGTGtgtagctattttttttaatggaggAGCTTTTAGGTACAAACTTCTGATTAGAATAACGCTaaaagttttacaattttaaagtttgttgcataagaatttttagaatgagtaattttattttttggtttaaGCTTTTTCAACACAATTTACAGAAAATCAATTGAgttttaaaaaaggaaaaaatatatttttttattaattttttacaatgttTCCATACTTTCGTCTTGAGCATCAGTagagaaaaaataatagtaaaacATTGATCAATATCCTTCAGAAGAAATATTACAcagagattttttaaatttgctttCTGACTTTTATGAGCAAACAAATTTTCATCCTCAAtccttacaaaataaaaaaaaagttcccactgaaaaatcttataaaatattCCAGCACAGCTTTTGAATTAAAACTTCCGCAATTCTACGGATGGAAAAAGCCCTTGTATTTCCCACAAACTTCCTCTGTCACCGCGATTAGAATTTTATATAGTAAATAAGAAAGGCATATTGCTGAAACGGAAATTGTCACATACCTGGCCTGCACTTTAGCCTCGTACTGTTGGTTGGGATCGAGATTTCGGATCATGTAGCTCTTGCCTTGGGTAAAGTGGTGAGATAACGGAATGGCAGGTAAGACAACATCCCGCCATTCTGAACGTGGAGGTAGCCAGTGGTGTCCAGTACTATATCCTCTCTGACTGTAGATGACACCCTGATGCTGGAGCGGCTGTGACTGCTCTATGCTGTTGTCAATCTCATGCCCCTGGGGCACTCGCCGGAAAAACAATTTGAATTCCTCGACGGGAGAATGTGAGTCGACAGTCCATGAAATATTGTACCTGTTCCGGGTGAGAAAGACATGGTACACGCTGTGTCATTAAACAGAGCACAACCTGTTCCAACCACTGTTCCAGGAAACTTCAATTGGATCCAGCGGTTGTGCTTTTGTGTCACACACTTCGCCCAGGGGGTCCCTCAATTCAATACCTTTGCATTTCATCCCTTGTTggtcaaattttttttgcatatctcTTCAGCTGTTGATTTAACATCCATTGAACATGTCACTTTTGATTTCTTTCCAAAGACTTCATGAATTCTTCaggattttattatattttacgaaattcaatttattaattggAAAAGTtcgttcaattttaattaaatgttcTTTCATACTCATCTGGGAGGATTGAGAGCGTGAGTGTCCCAAATTTCTGCAGAAGGACTAATCTGCAACCAAACGATGTACAGGACACTcagattttacttaaaaattcataagaatatttttctgtttatgttttggatatgttttagaaattacccaggtggacatttcgtccttaaacgaacataccattgaatcattcttaataacggttttcaaggtcGAATGTTTAAAAAGCTCTAGTTAgggcatttctcaaccgaatggaatgaatttgggctcgttggaaaggtcttgaaattcctggCAAACCTGAGTTCCTGACAAACCTGACtgtcggttatgaaccggttcttaaccgataactattttttaaccGAAATGCAAGACCGTTTTCTTTCAAATCATCTCAAAGGCCCAGGTTTAACTTTAAGTTTGGAATTCAAACTTTAGTAATGAAgacaaaacaatttaatttttttagtattttagtcTATttgttataaatataaaaatccaGTGGTTGAAATATAGTTTGTATAGTCTTATTACGTGGCGTCATGTACTTCTTGAGATTATATCAAAAGCTCGTCACaccaaaatatttgagctcattAATTTAACGATGTTCCTCTGGTATTTCCTATTTTAGAAacttaaatgaaattatttcatgtaattattgaaaaactggggcagtagtaaaatGAGGGAGCAGTATAACTCCGCTATAAGTACGGCTATTGTTATGTAAGGTTCCCGTCTTTGTTATTAATTGttttcctcagtatttgtcagatagggggaggtggggctactctgagctgtggggctagtttgttatacgactttttcgcctatttcctaatgaagctggttcttacaattattttttttagatccacaattattttgtctatctaaattacatcatgttaaaacccagtttccattagaaatatgcgaaaaaatcaaataacaatgtagccccacttccccctagtaattttatagattgatgaaTTTGGAATGTATTTCTATGTatgttttagttttttaatggattttcaacataggatactggtcaaaaATGGCCTAAGATCTTGGTAAGGGGGGGGGGTAGGTaagggggaaacaaaaaaaatctctctgatattttaaaaattaaattttacacttCAGAGGACAATACCTATACGAATTTATAGATATTAAAGGGATCGATTTTCACTAAAAAAGTTGCTaacatgtttactactgccccggTGTCTCCTATTTGTCATATTTTATCCAAAtactaagggaaagtgcccatactttgcacggtcccaagcttcataatgactaaatttttccaatgtttttcaataaatgtgattcatcgCACCCACAAtttaaaagctgaaagtattttatttctaaaatatattgcggagtcacaccCAATAGGCAAAATAGCtgtcttatagaaccaagtgttagacaagtcttttagtgcacttttaaattacttaaagtcagaattttctgttgcaattcctatagaagctcttaagatccttaagagtgtgccattttacttatagtaaggccatgtaactccgacgattgcaaaactcggatgccgcgaccgatttaactcggatacatccacttaaaatataatttatatttttatttctgtaattaattactgaagtatcatattataactattctactttaagaaaaaccaaaaattatatttttatcggtttaataagtgggtaaaagaaatattttttaagctcgggtcagctgggttgtgtactaaaaatttaatttctgagaaaattttgctgttgacagctcgtcgctggaaaaagtttagtgttttttctatataataaaacattatttgcaatcaaaattattaataaaagttagtgtagttattgatctacaaggtgagtaagagtttattgataatatattaataattcatacagaaataagtgatttttgtgaatgtttacatttcgatgcatgtcggatgcggtgaaagtcaatgttttggttcagaatttgcattgttcaggactctttttctgtttcagatgccaaagggaacaaaagaaaagacctataaggacaagcccgactctaaggaaggtattaggaatgccttgcagtgtgtacgagatggttctaccatagcatatgcatccaaaacattcaatgtcccaagaacaacactgcacaacaaattgtctggcagatacccggaagagtgccccaatggcaggccaacaattctttcaaaagaacaggaaaaagaacttgtcaaatggatcctgggatgtgcggatggctggcatcccatcgggaaggaacaagttctggacagcgttaaactcatctgtgaggtctacaaaattccaaaccattttacagctggaagacccggagacgtttagttcaggaattttcttaagcgtcatccagagctcagcatgcgcaagccaaaatccttctcattggaaagagctactgttactgctgaagacctcacggaatggtttcagaattgtcttaaatatttcacagaacacaaccttctgagcatttcaccagaccgtgtttttaattgcgacgaaagtgccttctttttgacaccggaagatggaaatgtcctgtccaggagaggttcacgtgtagttccatctcttaaaaattcaggaccgaagcaatgtatcacagtactcctcagggtgtcagctactggcgaacttgctcctccaatggctgttcataaaactgacattactccaaaaattgccattcacaacgcagaaggatggaaaatgggaacgtcagcacagagtggctggatggatgggccacttttctatgctggtctttatttcccgaaaattgttttccaacattcagaggagtccattatcaataaccagcacgatcaggccaccgacaataatccttcaaatgatccagtcatccctggaaaccaactctctgcaacttctgagactcaaccgatcttcgacacactaaaacaatgctatttctggccaggagaaattccaaaacgtcgtcagaagaagagggtcaaagccagcaatgtcaaacaccagtatattgtatcttccgaggaaattatcgcggaacaggaggaaaaattgaggcaggatttacaaaaaaagaaagaaattgctgaacggaagttgaccagagagaggaacaaaaaaataagggcagaagaaaaggagataaaactaaaggagaaacacatggtaaaggaaaaggctcaaatgccaattgaagctgaaaagaaaaaacgtggaaggaagtcagccaagaaaaccgaggaaaaatcaaagaattgagtgcaatcttaaaataaataaaaatatatataattaaataataaattaatgaaatgaattgatggaataaaactctaaaaaaatgtttttgaaataatatcttctcatttttatgcattaaacttttccttaaaatgagcatccgagtttgatcgaattcaacggagttacataaaagcgtcgcagtaacattcttgcgcatatattaatattatcgtaattttattaattttcatcaatattattgctaaaattctatttctattatgattctaaattaaacaaagaataattctattgatttggaatggcgaaaaaaatatttcatcagtccaaaaacaagcattaaagtcgcactcaatgaaaagtatccggattacctctctttactatatatCGTTCGGGTTTACCACAATCTAAATTTGCAATggaggaatcgcacctctataagctgatctaggcttatcactggctttgtAACGGTATTAATATTTATCAATAGTcacattattttaagaaattattttaagtaaaatgtTCCTATAATGTTTAAATATCCGTCATTCACTAAATGTAGTAGATACAGATTTGGGAGTTAATCATTCTACTCCTGaagtttcgattttttttctgagtccATACTGTTTGTCTGCCTCTCCGTCTGGCCGTTACAACGcatagagaccaaacggttagagatagagattaAGAATCCTTGGGGGACCCCCTCCgaataagtcgacccaagggtTATTCACATGCCTCtcatttttccatgttttttttacgattccttaaaaatgtgtcgtgtatttttttagttttggatattttagaggttacctattatagtaaggtggggtaactggatcgttttccgaagactGCTGaataaacgcttgtttttgactgatgaaattcttttttacttcttctaaatccatagaattattcactgtttcattcagaaatataatataaaaaaattatcaaaaatattaaagaaaatttataaaataatgataatactgaaataagtcagcatgcactaactgcgTCGCCTTTTCACTAactcacttttaattaaacctttggatttaaaatactttttcacaaggaaaaaacaataaatgttttcaattaacCAGCTGccaattagcgaaaatatcactgctagaaaatttttagtgaagaacccagatgacacaagattgaaatgagtcgattttTTATATACTCACTTacttaatggataaaaatattattttggctttttctcaaacttgaataattttattatgttactgtagtagTGActtatattacggaaataaaaataaaaatattattttaagtggattagtcataaacgatccagttaGCGAAGCGctcggattagcacacttgacgtTGACTATatatttcatccatatacgaaaatatcgttgaatcattatTAATAACGtttctcaaggtcaaagtttaaaaaggctctagaaagcgtaCTTCCCATTCGAATGAGTTATGTTTGTTCTCATTGGaatggtcttggaatttctgacacgTCTGAATCGATTCCAAAGTAATCTGATAtcattattttcttcttattgaaAGGTATTTCAATATAGACTAAAGTAACGTAATTCAGAATTTGATGCAAATGGGAATTCTTCACAACTTCATATGGGAACACAGATTTTTCTTTCATAAACCCAGTTactcaatttatatttaatgtAGGACTGCATGAGGGAGCCACTGTTGATACAAAAGCCTTGCCATCTTGTATTCGGCGgcggccaaaatcctgaagggaCGAAATTATTCGGAAGATAAcacagaaaattctcttttgcaTTCAATAAGCGAAGgtgcaattgtgggagtagatatgacatttttaagaattcgggattttgacttttcgggattttggctgttcgGCATTTTGGACTACGAGATTTGaagttcaggattttggatttttcgggattttgtctcttcgggatttggcttttcgaaattttagcttttttggattttggaattcGGGAATTTGGTGCTCAGGATTTTCGTTTTTCAGAATTtagactttcggaattttgacttttctcgATTTTGTCTTTTCAGCATTTTGGATTACGGGATTTGGAGtttggaattttagttttttagaaattttgtctttttcggattttggtttatgggattttggcttttcgggattttaactttcggaattttgaatttacgaGATTTtgagttcaggattttggttttttcgggattttgtcttttcagaattttgttttttcgtgattttagtttttcgggattctggctcttagaattttggctttttcggatttttgctAATGGGATTTTGGAATTCGGGAATTTGGTGCTCAGGATTTTCGTTTTATCGGTATTtagactttcggaattttgacttttcggcattttggtgttcaggattttagcttgcGGGAATTTGAAGTCGGGATTCCAGCTTTTTCGAGATtctgacttttcggaattttgactttttcagaTTTTGGCTTATGCCTTATGGGCTTTTGGAGAATttagtgttcgggattttggcttgcgggactttgttttttttcgagattttgttttttttcattatgcATCTCTTTCGATAATTTTACGAAGTTTGGATATTTAAAgaatacataaataattttcccagcttttttaatatttatttatttttttttttaaaaagataattAGTTCATTCGTAATTTCtagtttagatttagattttaaatcgaataaacgtcaaaataaatttgtccaggtagcgttttgactattgacgtacaatattcatttgacgtttgttcggtttcaaacggttcttgctcacctatGAACTATGGGAAGTTTCCAGGCTTTGCAtatattctggcttcgaacactttatatttttcccatattcctttaatgaatctgaatgattataagaaaaatacgaagtgttcgaagtcagactgtgtgcgaagcctaagaGGCGTCCCTTACACTCAGCAATTTTTTAATTGTCCAAACTgggccatttttaattttcgcacaataaatttattaaattttgccaATTTGTTTACTTacattaaatagatttttctaTGACTAGTGCTCCCTTCACAAAACGatttaatacactgagaaaaaaaatctctaagaTTGGTGTCAGTGAAATAAATTCTTATATCGTTCTTTATCTGCATCATCCTTGGACTTTTGAAGTTCATCAATGTGCTTTAGTTCTTTGGTGACTGCTGCTTTGAGACTTGGATCCAGTTCAGCGGCTCTCTTGAAATCCTCTTTAGCCTTGTCCAAATTCCACGCTCCCAGATGACCCTTGGCTCTCCTGTAGAGTGCCTTGACATTGTCCGGATCGTATTTTAGCACTTCTGTGCAGTGTTCAATTGCCGAATAGAAATCCTTAGCAGTCAGTTTGCACTGAGAATAATTTAGAAGTAGAGGCTTTTTCATGCCAAATAGCTCCATCCATTCCTCATCTTCAGGCTTCTCACGGAGCATCAGCTGCTCAAGCATTCCCAGAGCTTGAGTATATGAGCTCATAGCCTGATCCAGATTGCCATCCTTGAAATGTTGATTGCCTTTTTCTCTTAACACTGCAACACTCTTCACCTTTTCATCTTCACTGAGTTGCCAGGATTCCTTTTCATAGTTTTCCGGAAGCTCAACAGAGAGCAACTCAAAAGTAAATTCCAAATCACAGGGATTCTTGAACAATTCATCGAGATCCTCATAGCCAAGGCCTTCATTTTGCAATGTCATTCCGCAGCAATGCTTCCTTTTCTCAGCCGGTTGCCTGGCATCCCGGATTGTCTTGGCAATAAAGGGATACTGAGGCACCAGGCTCTTGTCAACTGTGAACTTGGCCACTTCATTGACAGCCATCTTCTGGACAATCACTTCCCATACTTCCAATTTAAATTGCTTCCCAAGTACCAATTCCATAGGTTTCTTGTCCTTTCGACTGTCGTCCAGGACTTTTCCATCTGAACATCTCTTCGTCTGATAGTGGAAGTTCACCTAAAACGCCCAAGGAGTTATCCAGGAGCTTTGAGAACTTATTCATTAACACTCACCCTGGTTCCTGGTGTCATCTGGACAAAGGCATTCCCCGGATGGAGGCACTCCTTTTTGATAAGTGCCTCATCCATAACTTAAGAAGCACCACAAAACAACCAGAAAACCAAAATACTTCCCAAACAAGAACCTGTCAACAGGTACACTGTGAGAAAAAGTCAGAGTAAGAGCGCATGAGCGAATAAATTTATTCCCCATTTGAGagcaatataa encodes the following:
- the LOC129805166 gene encoding uncharacterized protein LOC129805166 yields the protein MKCKGIELRDPLGEVCDTKAQPLDPIEVSWNSGWNRYNISWTVDSHSPVEEFKLFFRRVPQGHEIDNSIEQSQPLQHQGVIYSQRGYSTGHHWLPPRSEWRDVVLPAIPLSHHFTQGKSYMIRNLDPNQQYEAKVQARNRYGWSELSESFEFSTSMNDEYTDIATLINRGLSDSEMRDMGVTFYSSHGRSLIFSGRYFQIFMQILIFLIYFCM
- the LOC129806394 gene encoding uncharacterized protein LOC129806394; amino-acid sequence: MRKPKSFSLERATVTAEDLTEWFQNCLKYFTEHNLLSISPDRVFNCDESAFFLTPEDGNVLSRRGSRVVPSLKNSGPKQCITVLLRVSATGELAPPMAVHKTDITPKIAIHNAEGWKMGTSAQSGWMDGPLFYAGLYFPKIVFQHSEESIINNQHDQATDNNPSNDPVIPGNQLSATSETQPIFDTLKQCYFWPGEIPKRRQKKRVKASNVKHQYIVSSEEIIAEQEEKLRQDLQKKKEIAERKLTRERNKKIRAEEKEIKLKEKHMVKEKAQMPIEAEKKKRGRKSAKKTEEKSKN
- the LOC129806396 gene encoding AH receptor-interacting protein, with translation MDEALIKKECLHPGNAFVQMTPGTRVNFHYQTKRCSDGKVLDDSRKDKKPMELVLGKQFKLEVWEVIVQKMAVNEVAKFTVDKSLVPQYPFIAKTIRDARQPAEKRKHCCGMTLQNEGLGYEDLDELFKNPCDLEFTFELLSVELPENYEKESWQLSEDEKVKSVAVLREKGNQHFKDGNLDQAMSSYTQALGMLEQLMLREKPEDEEWMELFGMKKPLLLNYSQCKLTAKDFYSAIEHCTEVLKYDPDNVKALYRRAKGHLGAWNLDKAKEDFKRAAELDPSLKAAVTKELKHIDELQKSKDDADKERYKNLFH